From the Campylobacter concisus genome, the window GTAGGTTGCGGTTACGATACTGACTAATGGCTCACTCATCTAGTCCCTTTTAAAAATTCTCTCATAACCTTGAAGCTTTTCAAGCCTTGAGAAAAGTATAAATTTAAATGTTTTAATATAGGCCTTTAAATTTGCGCTATATCCTCTCTCAAGACGCTCTCCCTCGATGTTTGAGCCACTTAGATCTGTTGGATGCGAAAAGAGATCGCAAAAATACATCTGCATATCATTAACGCCTAGCAAATAGTCCCAAACATCAGTCGTGCAAAGCGCACGTTTATGAATTTCGAGCAAATTTTTAGTACTTTTTTTAGTTAGCACATAAGCCCCTGCTCTATAAATGCTTGACATTGAGTGCTTTGAGACCCGCCAAAGTGGCTTACTTAGGCTAGTATCCACCTTTTTACCAAAGGCACTAAACCTGCCCTCTAGCCCATCTTGCATGCCACATATTAGCACGCTACTTTCAGGCATCTTACTAGCTGCCAAAAATGCCTCTTTTATCGCCTGATCACCCCCTATCACATCATCTTCAAAGATAAGGGCAAATTTAGCCTCACTTGCCAAAAACGCCTCGTAGGCTTTGATGTGCGAGAGCGAACAGCCAACCTCTGCTGGGCTTAAAACTTTGCCATAAGCCTTAAATGATGGCGAAATGATCTTATAGTATTCCCTTGCACTTAGCTCCCTGCCATCGACTGCGTCTATTAGCTTAAAGCTATCATAAGAGCTAAATTTTTGCTGCAAAAGCTCGCGCCTTTTGGTATCTTTTGCCAAAGAGATCAGGTAAATTTCATTCATTTAAGACCTTTTAAATTTTTTTAAAATTTTACGCCAGACTATGCTTCGCTCGAAGGCATTAAAAAACAAAAAATATCCCAAAACATAAGCTGCGCCGGCGTATATCGCAGCAAAGATAGTAAATTTTAGCCAGTTATCTAAACTCACAAAGTCCTTGCAGGCAAACATCATAAGCACGCAGAGCGCAAAAACGACTAAATTTTTAAAATAAACCCCATAAAATGTGGTGAGCTTCACCTCTAAATTTAAAGCGGCATTTATGAGATCAAAGCCGAGAATTCTTATGCTATAAAAAATGGCTGCGACGATGACGATACCATAAACGCCGTAGTCACTAAATTTAAGCAGTGCGATCTGCGCTATGATCGTGCTAACTCCAAGGATAGTGTTGGCAATGGCTGGTCGGCGAAGCTTGTTTGTCGCGCTATCAAGGTTAAAAAGCGAAAAAACAAAGCTGATAAATACGATCGGCACAAGCGTGATCATCGAGACGTTGTAGATAAATTTAACCTCATCTGCGCTTTTAAAAGGTAGCCAAAGCGTGTAAAAATCAAGCCCGAAAACGACGAAAAACGCTGCTGGAGCGCTCATCACAAAGGCGATCACCTTCATTGAAAATTTAGCCTCTTTTATGAGATCCGTGATCAAATTTTTTGAGTAAAGCTCGACAAATTTTGGCGCAAAGATACCGCTAAGCTGTGCCACAAAGCTCTCAAGTATGATAGGAGCGGCCTTTGCAACTGAAAGAAGTCCTGTGGCATTTGCATTTACGAAAATGTTGCAGATAAAAAGATCCATGCCCGTTAAAAGTATGCGATTTAGCGCATTAAAGCTATTCCAAATGCCAGAGCTTAAAAGCTCTTTGATCTTAGAAAAGTCAAATTTACTAAGGCTAAATTTTAGCTCCGGTGTGATGCGAGCTGACATAAAAATGGTGCTAAAAAAGACAAAAAGGCTCGCCACAAGTGCTGAAATAGCGATGTAAGAAATAAATGGCTTAAAAAAGTAAAAAAGTGCGACGATCAAAAGTGCCAAGATCGCACTTGAGATAGCATTTCTAATGGAGAGCAGATAGAGTTTATTTGTCACAAAGGCGCAGACCGTCAAAACGCCGTTAAATAAGCCGATACAGAAATTTATAAAGTAAAAAACAAGGGTCATTCTCACGTCAAAGAGTAAATTTTCAGGGACATTTAAAAAACTTTGCAAATTTATGATAAAAACCGAGCTAAGCACCACTACAACGGCACAAAAGAAAATATTTACAACAAGTACAGACGAGTAGTAGGTGTTTGCAAGGTTTAGATCCTTTTTATGCCACGCATGAGCGACAAAGCGCCCACTAACCGAGTTTATGGCTACACTTATGACTGCTGCGTAGCTAACGATCGCGTTACTAAGACCCACAAAGCCAAAAGCCTCGTTACCAAGGCTTTTTAAAATAAATGGCGTAAGAAAGAAATTTATGCCCATTGATACGACAAAAACAACGATTGAGCTTATTAGATTGATTAGCATTAGATTTTTAACCTATAAATTTTTACGCCACTTGAGATGACAAATGGCTCAAAGTATCTCTCATCGGCCTTTTCAAATATAAAAAGCTGCACAAAAGATGAGCTAAAAGCATTTTCATCAAGCAACAATATCCGCGCATAATCTTCCAAAAAAACCACATAAATTTTGGCATTTTTATCTATGATTTTTTCATCTATTCGCAAATCTCTTCCGGATCCTTTTACTTTATAAAATGATTTTACAGCTATTTTTTCGCCGTTATGTATGATAAATTTTTGCTCATTTGTAGGCAAAGTATAGCCATCTCCTAGGTCAATACCAGCTTCGCTAATGCCATTTAATGCACTAACATGATAAAAATCCTCTTTTTGTTTTTTGCCAGTTGCGACGTCGATATAGCTATATCTAAAGATATTTGGTGCGATGTCAATCATATTAGGCACAAGATAGTAATAAACCGCCTTCTTTGCCACCGGCGGAGAAAAATTTTCATTTTCAAGCTGATTTAAAAAAGTATTTACATCGCTTGTGTTGTAGTCTTTTAAAATCTCTTCTATCAGCCTAGTATTTTGCTCAAGTGAGATGTCGTTATACGTAACTGCTGCTCTTGCAAGTCTAGCTGAAAATGCCTGGCCTTTTCTCAAAGCAAGGCTAACAAAATAACTATTTTCACCACCTTGTCTACCAGGATCATTTAGCGTCCTAACATCAGCAAAATACCTTATAGCATAACCATAATCCCACCATGAAAAGATATAGTCATCGCGCTTTGTGACCTTTTTGAGTTCATCAAGCGCCACTGCTTCATCACGGCTAATCACAGTGTTTGGCCTATATAAATAAGCAAAATCTAAATTTATAGCAAGAGCGGCTACGACAAAAACCAAAAGTGATAAATTTTTAATAGAATTTCTAAGATCAAATAAATTTAAAAAAAAATACAAGAAATACCCAAAACCAAGTGCAACAAGTGGTGTTACGTACATAACAAATCTAACTCCACCAAAAAAAGAGAGGAGTCCAAGTCCAAGCATTGGCAAAGTAAGTAAAAATGGACGAAATTTAAAGCAAAGTAGCAAGTATCCAATAATAGCTGTCAGTAATATAAGAATATTTCCTGACATGAAATAGATAAAATATAAAGGGCTAGCACTTTTTACTTCACTGATAAAATTATGCTCATTTATAAAGTGAAATTTATCGCTAAGAATTTCATTGCCTTTAAAAACATAAATACCCATTTTTGAAGTAATGAAATCAAAACCACCAAAATAGATAAAAATAGCTAGCATTAAAGTAAGAAAAATGGCTAAATTTCTAGCTGAGAGTAAATTTTTATATTTGCAAAAAAGAGAGAAAAATAAGGCAATAACTGCTAAATTAAAAACCAAAATTTTATTTGCTATTAGTGGATCTTTAGTAAAAGCATTTGAGCTTACGATGCTTATAAACATAAAAAATATCGCTTGATAATTTTGCAATCTATCTCGCATAAAAACTAGCGTATATAGTAAAAACATAAAGAAAATACTTAAAATAAGTGCATATGAGCTTTGATACCACCAAAGATAAAGCGACACAAAGACTCCAGGCAAAACAATAAATTTTTGTTCATTTGTGTTTAAAAGCCTGATCAAAAAATAGATGATAAAAAGCGCAAATGTGACATTTAACATGTCGCTATCAAAATATCCAGGCGATGTCCTTGAAAGATAGCTTGGCAAGATAACGCTCATAAACGCTGCCACAGCCCCAGCTTTTAGCGCCTTAAACTCATTTGATATCAAAACAACTGGAAGTGCGATAAGAGGAGCTAAAAAGACGCTCATGTAAAACATCACGCTTTCGATCTTAAAAGGAAAAATTTTGCAAATATAAAAAACTATAGTTGAGATTGGGTGATTAAAGGGGCTAAAGTCATTTTGCTGATGAAAGCCAGCCAGCATATCTCTAGCACCTTCTGCATAATAGTAGGCATCATTTGTCGTAAGCATAAACTCGCCATTAAAGTAAAACTCTGGCATCTCCTTTGCCCACAATACCCAGAGCATCCTAGCCACAAATCCAAACAGATAAGCAGCTAGAAATATAAGTAAAATTTTACAATTTACGCTTACTTTGTGCACTAAATTCCTTACAGCCTAGCATCAGCCTCTGGATAGATATTTTTTATATCATAAACTAAATGGCCTTTTAAATTTAGCTTTTTAAACTCATTGTGAGCTACGGCGATCACGATGCAGTCGTAGTCATCTAGGTTATACTCTTTCACTAGATCAAAGCCGTACTCGTGTTTTACCTCAGCGCTATCAGCCCAAGGATCAGTCACATCGACCTTGCAGCCAAAGTCTTTTAGCTCATCAACCACGTCTATAACGCGAGAATTTCTTATATCTGGGCAGTTTTCTTTAAATGTCATGCCAAGCACTAGCAAGCGAGCTTTGTTTATCAAAACACCCTTTCTTATCATTAGTTTTATCACCTGATCAGCTGCGTATTTACCCATATCGTCGTTGATACGGCGACCCGCTAGGATCATTTCCGGATGGTAACCTACCTCTTGAGCTTTGTGAGTTAGGTAGTATGGATCCACGCCGATGCAGTGACCACCAACTAGGCCTGGGCGGAAATTTAAGAAATTCCACTTCGTGCCTGCTGCTTCTAACACATCAATTGTGTTTATACCAAGCTTTTCAAATAGCATTGCAAGCTCATTTATAAAGGCAATATTAATGTCGCGCTGAGTATTTTCGATGACCTTTGCAGCCTCTGCTACCTTGATGCTTGAAGCTTTGTGAGTGCCAGCTGTGATGATCGAGCGATAAATTTCATCGACCTTATCAGCGATCTCTGGAGTTGAGCCGCTAGTGATTTTTTTGATTTTAGTTACAGTGTGCTCTTTGTCACCTGGGTTTATACGCTCTGGAGAGTAGCCGCAGAAGAAATCTTTGTTAAATTTAAGCCCACTTTTTTCAAGAAGTGGCACGCAAATTTCTTCTGTAACGCCTGGATAAACAGTGCTTTCATAGACCACGATATCGCCCTTTTTAAGCACTTTTGCCACACTCTCAGTCGCTTTTACGACTGGAGTTAGATCAGGGCGCTTGTTCTTATCTATCGGAGTTGGAACGGTCACGATGAAGAAGTTGCAACTTCTAATATCATCTAAATCTAGGCTAAATTTCATGCCATTATCGATCGCTTTTTTCATCTGCTCGCTGCTAAGCTCAAGCGTTCTATCATACCCACTTTTAAGCTCCTCTATACGCTTTGTGTTTACGTCAAAGCCTACTACTTCGTACTTTTCGCTAAAAGCTGCTGCAAGTGGAAGCCCCACATATCCAAGTCCTACTACTGCTATTTTCATTTATTTTTTCCTTTCTTTTTTGCTTCTATCTTTTTTACGCGTTCATACATTCTTATTTCCGCACTTACACCTTTTGGAATTATGATTCTAATAGGGCTAACGCCTGGTAAAATTTTAGTGAATTCATAATAGACCCGCCTCTTTTTATTTCCGTCCTTGCATAGCATCATCGTTTGCGCTAGCTCATCCCCGCCGTTAAATTCGTAATAAATCCCGTGTGCGTCTTCTTTTTCCTCGAGCTTTCCACCGAGCAAAAAGGCGAAGTTGCAGTCGATTTCTATCTCTTTAAAAAATGCGACTTCGTATTTAAAATAATCAGGCGGCATCTTTGAGATAGGTAGCTCAAAGATATTTTCCTCGGTTTTTGGCGTGTTTTCGCCTGCTAAAAGTGCAAAGGGAAGCACGCAAGCTGCGATAAAAAGTAAAAATTTTCTCATGCCTTTACTCCGATTTGAAAATACTTAAATCCATGCTCAGCTAAAATTTTAGCGTTGTATTGATTTCGTCCGTCAAATATGACAGCATTTTTTAGCCTCTCCTTGATCTCCATAAAATCAGGAGATCTAAACTCGCTCCACTCGGTTGCAAGCACCATTGCATCGGCACCATTAAGCGCATCATATTTATTTTTAGCGTATTTTATATCTAAATTTGGCATATATTTTTTAGCTTCTTCGCTCGCTTTTGGATCGTAAGCGACCACTTTTGCGCCAGCTTCATCCAAAAGTTTTATCAAAGTTAGCGAGCTAGCCTCGCGCATATCGTCCGTGTTTGGTTTAAACGCAAGCCCCCAAAGCGCGATCGTCTTGCCCTTTAGATCGCCACCAAAGAAGTTATAAATTTTATCAAACAGCACTCTTTTTTGAGCCTTATTTCTTGACTCGACCGCGTTTAAAAGCTCTGGCTCAAATCCATTTTGCCTAGCTGTATAGATGAGTGCCTCGACATCTTTTGGAAAGCAGCTACCGCCGTATCCGCAGCCAGGATAGATGAAGCTATATCCGATCCTTGAGTCGCTACCGATGCCTTTTCTTACTAAATTTACATCAGCACCCACGCGTTCGCAGATATTTGCTATCTCGTTTATAAAGCTTATCTTTGTTGCCAGCATCGAATTTGCAGCGTATTTTGTCATCTCGGCTGATTTTACGTCCATACAAATGAGCCTGTCGTGATTTTTCATAAATGGCTCATAAAGCTCTCTCATCACACTAAAGCCCCACTCGCTACTAGCTCCGATAACTACGCGATCTGGCTTTAAAAAATCCTCAACCGCCGCGCCCTCTTTTAAAAACTCTGGGTTTGAGACTACTTCAAATTTAACCTCTACATTTCTCTTTTTAAGCTCAGCCTCGATCACCTCGTGCACCTTGGCTCCAGTGCCCACCGGGACGGTTGATTTATCGACTACGATTAGTGGTTTGCTTAAATTTTCTCCGATAGACTTGGCAACCGAGAGGACATATTTTAAATCCGCCTGTCCATCAGCGCCCATAGGTGTGCCAACCGCGATAAATAGCACATCCGCATGTTCCAGCGCCTCAGTTATCTGCGTACTAAATTTAAGCGAGCCATTTTTGTAGCAATCACTCACAATATCAGCAAGTCCTGGCTCATATATCGGCACGACACCATTTTTTAGTGCCTCGATCTTTTTTTCATCAACATCGACGCAGATCACACTGTTGCCCATCTTAGCAAAGCATGCACCACTTACTAGTCCAACGTATCCAGTTCCAATTACTGCCACTC encodes:
- a CDS encoding MATE family efflux transporter, with amino-acid sequence MLINLISSIVVFVVSMGINFFLTPFILKSLGNEAFGFVGLSNAIVSYAAVISVAINSVSGRFVAHAWHKKDLNLANTYYSSVLVVNIFFCAVVVVLSSVFIINLQSFLNVPENLLFDVRMTLVFYFINFCIGLFNGVLTVCAFVTNKLYLLSIRNAISSAILALLIVALFYFFKPFISYIAISALVASLFVFFSTIFMSARITPELKFSLSKFDFSKIKELLSSGIWNSFNALNRILLTGMDLFICNIFVNANATGLLSVAKAAPIILESFVAQLSGIFAPKFVELYSKNLITDLIKEAKFSMKVIAFVMSAPAAFFVVFGLDFYTLWLPFKSADEVKFIYNVSMITLVPIVFISFVFSLFNLDSATNKLRRPAIANTILGVSTIIAQIALLKFSDYGVYGIVIVAAIFYSIRILGFDLINAALNLEVKLTTFYGVYFKNLVVFALCVLMMFACKDFVSLDNWLKFTIFAAIYAGAAYVLGYFLFFNAFERSIVWRKILKKFKRS
- a CDS encoding nucleotide sugar dehydrogenase — its product is MKIAVVGLGYVGLPLAAAFSEKYEVVGFDVNTKRIEELKSGYDRTLELSSEQMKKAIDNGMKFSLDLDDIRSCNFFIVTVPTPIDKNKRPDLTPVVKATESVAKVLKKGDIVVYESTVYPGVTEEICVPLLEKSGLKFNKDFFCGYSPERINPGDKEHTVTKIKKITSGSTPEIADKVDEIYRSIITAGTHKASSIKVAEAAKVIENTQRDINIAFINELAMLFEKLGINTIDVLEAAGTKWNFLNFRPGLVGGHCIGVDPYYLTHKAQEVGYHPEMILAGRRINDDMGKYAADQVIKLMIRKGVLINKARLLVLGMTFKENCPDIRNSRVIDVVDELKDFGCKVDVTDPWADSAEVKHEYGFDLVKEYNLDDYDCIVIAVAHNEFKKLNLKGHLVYDIKNIYPEADARL
- a CDS encoding glycosyltransferase family 25 protein, with protein sequence MNEIYLISLAKDTKRRELLQQKFSSYDSFKLIDAVDGRELSAREYYKIISPSFKAYGKVLSPAEVGCSLSHIKAYEAFLASEAKFALIFEDDVIGGDQAIKEAFLAASKMPESSVLICGMQDGLEGRFSAFGKKVDTSLSKPLWRVSKHSMSSIYRAGAYVLTKKSTKNLLEIHKRALCTTDVWDYLLGVNDMQMYFCDLFSHPTDLSGSNIEGERLERGYSANLKAYIKTFKFILFSRLEKLQGYERIFKRD
- a CDS encoding STT3 domain-containing protein; amino-acid sequence: MHKVSVNCKILLIFLAAYLFGFVARMLWVLWAKEMPEFYFNGEFMLTTNDAYYYAEGARDMLAGFHQQNDFSPFNHPISTIVFYICKIFPFKIESVMFYMSVFLAPLIALPVVLISNEFKALKAGAVAAFMSVILPSYLSRTSPGYFDSDMLNVTFALFIIYFLIRLLNTNEQKFIVLPGVFVSLYLWWYQSSYALILSIFFMFLLYTLVFMRDRLQNYQAIFFMFISIVSSNAFTKDPLIANKILVFNLAVIALFFSLFCKYKNLLSARNLAIFLTLMLAIFIYFGGFDFITSKMGIYVFKGNEILSDKFHFINEHNFISEVKSASPLYFIYFMSGNILILLTAIIGYLLLCFKFRPFLLTLPMLGLGLLSFFGGVRFVMYVTPLVALGFGYFLYFFLNLFDLRNSIKNLSLLVFVVAALAINLDFAYLYRPNTVISRDEAVALDELKKVTKRDDYIFSWWDYGYAIRYFADVRTLNDPGRQGGENSYFVSLALRKGQAFSARLARAAVTYNDISLEQNTRLIEEILKDYNTSDVNTFLNQLENENFSPPVAKKAVYYYLVPNMIDIAPNIFRYSYIDVATGKKQKEDFYHVSALNGISEAGIDLGDGYTLPTNEQKFIIHNGEKIAVKSFYKVKGSGRDLRIDEKIIDKNAKIYVVFLEDYARILLLDENAFSSSFVQLFIFEKADERYFEPFVISSGVKIYRLKI
- a CDS encoding ecotin family protein, whose protein sequence is MRKFLLFIAACVLPFALLAGENTPKTEENIFELPISKMPPDYFKYEVAFFKEIEIDCNFAFLLGGKLEEKEDAHGIYYEFNGGDELAQTMMLCKDGNKKRRVYYEFTKILPGVSPIRIIIPKGVSAEIRMYERVKKIEAKKKGKNK
- a CDS encoding UDP-glucose dehydrogenase family protein; this encodes MRVAVIGTGYVGLVSGACFAKMGNSVICVDVDEKKIEALKNGVVPIYEPGLADIVSDCYKNGSLKFSTQITEALEHADVLFIAVGTPMGADGQADLKYVLSVAKSIGENLSKPLIVVDKSTVPVGTGAKVHEVIEAELKKRNVEVKFEVVSNPEFLKEGAAVEDFLKPDRVVIGASSEWGFSVMRELYEPFMKNHDRLICMDVKSAEMTKYAANSMLATKISFINEIANICERVGADVNLVRKGIGSDSRIGYSFIYPGCGYGGSCFPKDVEALIYTARQNGFEPELLNAVESRNKAQKRVLFDKIYNFFGGDLKGKTIALWGLAFKPNTDDMREASSLTLIKLLDEAGAKVVAYDPKASEEAKKYMPNLDIKYAKNKYDALNGADAMVLATEWSEFRSPDFMEIKERLKNAVIFDGRNQYNAKILAEHGFKYFQIGVKA